The Paroedura picta isolate Pp20150507F chromosome 6, Ppicta_v3.0, whole genome shotgun sequence genome segment GAGTAGTTTGCTCCATAATGGGCAACTTTAAATTCAGTTTCATGACTGGGAAAGATGCTTCTTCAAAGACACTTCATGTGTTATTAATTCAGACACATCATATCGTGTTACTTCTCACATTAATCCCTATATTTTTACCTAAGGTCCCCTGGTAACTCAACCATGATGTATTGATACATTgcagatgggcagctgtgtgggtctgaaacagcagaacaaagtttgagttcagtggcactttcaagatgaacaaaattttattcaaggtatatgctttcACGTGCAAGAAGTAGTGTGCTTGTACAAAAACATTTATACCtttaataaaattgtgttggtcttaaaggtgccactggattcaaactttgatgCATTAGAAATCCCAATAAATTGTTAGTGATGTAATATTATAGATGAGACCCAGGAAATATGAGGCTATATCAAATTACTAAAGATAGCATTCTTATGTAAGGATAAATGACATAAGCACAAACAACGTGGCAGGTACATCCCTAAGGGACTAGGTCTCCACATACCAACAAGAGGCAGAAAGTAATTCCAAGGAAACAGTAGTACAACATGGTGTGAAGTTGCTGAACTACTTTGGATCCACTCACCACCAGGGCCTTCTCTACCTTGAAGTACTGCCTACCTGACAAAATCAAAGTGCAGTAGCAGCTTAAACACCAATACATTTTcccagggtaaggtgaccagattttaacattggtaaaatgggacaccattgaccgggggggggggggggagattcttgattaaaaatttggtctatatggagcaacaaaaagtttcatagaatgcaaaaacaatattgtaatatatattttaaattttcaacttaaatacaatttgccaggtgccccctgatgtccctccaaaagtgggtcaatctggtcaccttatcccagGGTGTAAGCTgtggagagtcaaagttcccttcatatCTGACAAAGTCAGTTTTGACTCTCCAAGGCTTACACCCTGGGAAAATgcgttggcctttaaggtgctactggatttgaatttcGCTCTACTACTATCGTGTCAACGCCTCAAAGTACCTAGGTGAACTGCGACATCTTAATATACTGTAATTTAACCAGGATTTCCGAGCATACTTTGCTTGCATCCAGATGTTTACAAGACGCAAAGAACGGGCTATAACGCTAAACAAGCCAACATGTGGTCCACGAAAGTCAATCGCCCCCAAAGGCCCAGATACCATCTGAAAGACTGGCAAGGCAGCGCAGGGTGCCTGCGAAAGCCTCCTATGAGGACCCCGCCTCGGCTCACCTGGTCGATGTACTGCCGCACCCGCTTCCTCAGCCGCTCCAGATTCATGTCCCCGCAAAGTGCGTGACGGCGACCAGCGACGAGGCAGGCTGATCCCCGAGGCAAAGGCGAAGGCGGCGGCTACTCCTCCGAGCCCCAAATCCTCCCCCAACTCTCGCACGGCTACTCCACGGAACCGCATGGGTCCATCGGCAATAGCTCTCCCTTTCCCCGTGACATCGCTCTGGTGCAACGTTCATAATGTTCCCCCCTCCGAGCCGGAAACACGGAGCCCGCATGCGGCGTTCCGACCGGCTGGCGAACGGGAGACGGCGGCGGCGGCATGCAGCTGGCGTGGTCGGAGTTATAAGACCGGCTGTTTTTCCCCGACCGACTAatttttacttggatttttactTTTACTGGAGTCGAAATATTTTGAGCAGAGAGACAGCAGTCCTTTCGCTCCCAAGGAATCAAGCAAGTGCCTTGTTTCTTCCAGATGGTGTTTCTAACTTGCGCTTTCTGGGTCTaaggacagccctgctggatcggaccagtggcccatctagtcctcTCACAAAGTGGCCTACCTGCTCTTCTGGGTGGCCAGCAATAGAGTTGCGAACCTGCAGACAGCATCTGGAGATCTCATGCTATTACAACCCAGACGGACAAGATCAGtaccattgctttaggatgcttagggctgatcctgcgttgagcaagggactagatggcctgtatgaccccttccaactctatgattctatgattaaaggaaatagctgctttggaggatgtctATTTGGCTATTCTTCAGCTTTTTCCATTGTGCTAAAATGCTACGATGAATGAATGTGTACAGTTTTAATCAATTTTACTCAAATCTATCTCAGTGTTTAGCCTTGGGCTGCCCATCGCCAGGTGgaacttggagagctcctggaattataactaatcTCCAGAAATAcacagatcagttttcctggagaaaatcgttactttggagggtgaaatttATGGTTcttttgaagcccctccccaggttctaatcctcaatcttcaggaatttcctgaaTCAGAATTGGCAAGCCGCCTACTTTTAGACCAAAGGCTTCCATAATTGCTCACAATGCATCAAAAAAGTAAAGTACATTACATGTActttatatacatttaaaatatattgattaaAGTTCTGTTCAAAAGGGAAAGAGGAGTATGTTATTCAACTTTATTGTTATTCGTCACATTTTGTTGTCATAAAAATGGTTCACATTGCAGACAAGGGTCAAAtgtggaaattaattttaaattttaacgcATCGCtgtatgtgtgttaagtgccatgaggtcccttctgatCTAAGCTGATTGTATcaataatgacctccaaaatggcctatcattaacagccttgctgaaGTCTGTATACTGAAGGCTATGGCTTCCTTTActcagtcaatccatctcatgttaggtcttccacttttttttttgttgctgtttttaacttttctagcattattgtcttttccagaacAAAGCTtatgtccagtgacacctttaagaccaacaaaattttattcatggtatgagtttttgtgtgcaaggCAAGCATATTTCTTCGGGACACCAGTGCTTATCTGTTCCACCATATATTTCTGGTACGGCCttagaggaggagtgtgtctcatagcTTCATTGCTTAACACTCACTGAGggtagtgcctcctcctccaactggcttgcctgtgtgtccctcggccagccaatcaccttccgttctcccccaccccgatcaccccctcctccttccacttccctctgaggcttggaggctgcagatccctgctggtgagttccctaacagctgcctgcagcctttccaaatcCTGGGGGGagtccatctgcagagttcttgcACCGCCCCCCAAATAGTGCCCGTTATATTCCTATTCTTAATAGGAGGTAAACTaattcccactgatttcaatggaaatTTTCAGATAATATACAGAATTGCTATCCTAGCCAATGTACTCATATGTTGACATAAACATTTTTAGGAATCATTTAAAGTTAAAAGTAAAATGTTTCTGGTATCTACTCTTGGTATTGCAATGCCTGCTTTCTAGTGATGATGTTCTTCACATCAAGACTTCTGCTATCCATAGtctgaacaaccatcataagatAGGGATTCATTTACACATTTCCCCCTTGATTTTCACTTTGTTGTTCATTAGTTGTgtctttgctttcttttccttcttcaggTGTGTCTGCTGGATATCCATCTTTCAGATGCTTGGTTTTCTGTTTACCTCGTTTAGGTGTTCTTTTGAcatgtttttgtttctgtgtaaTGGGAAAGGTCACACATTTATGTGTGGAACACGCATTTCACCTTTGCTACTGTTAGAAAAGATAATTAAGCTAGGCAGTTTAAATCATAACAAGTCAGTCATTATACACTGCAgccataaaattataaaatattgaAATCATAACTCTTGGCTCTGTTATAATTTTGCCTTTTAGATAACAGTTTTATGTTATACTCTTACAGCGGTCtctcttttcattcattcattcatgtatttatttttgcccAAGCTTGTTCTGAAAGCACATGACAGTGCCAGAGGAACTGAAATAAATGGCATTTACACCTTAAAATTTGGGGGATTACTCTCTAGCATTCTTGTAAAGGCATTGATTCCTGAGTGCAAGAATTTGGGCTTCATGAATGCTTTGAGATTTGTGATAAATATAAGATAGATAACAGCTATGCAACTTGAGAAATCCAATCTTTATCCTTTATATAGCACTTCTTTTGCCTGACTATAACAGATCTAAACATCTTTTTAAGGGAAGatgcctttcttcttctcctgccaTGGAGAGTTGATtctgctgtgggttttttttttttttttgaggtaaTCCAGGCTCTTTGGAGAacacttcctctctgccttcAAATGATGAACAGCTGGTCAGACTATTAGAaagatctctctcctctctctttacagaGTTGTTcctattctcaataaagctatttattattcaagcagccagcactgtgcttcTTTGCATGTTTAAATGCCAGGCAAAAGAGCAGCCATCCAGGACTTAATTCCTGATGAGAGCACTGACTGGGCATATATCGCTGAGACCTGGCCGGGGGTCCTATGGCTCCTGGAGTACTTTGAATTGTAAAGGTTTTATTCTAGTTGCTGCTGCTCCATAATATTGCTAATGAGGAGTCAAACACAGCAGAAATGGGTCTATAACATCTTTCCTTTTCATTCCTAAGGGAGCTGTTTCAGCATTTCCTAGCTTTACCTTAGTatagcttccccccctccccccagcctagtAATTGTGAGGAACACAGCCTGGGAAATGCAGGCCACTGGTCTTCTGAAATCTGTACCACTGAGGTTTACCTTTTGATTCTGCAGTTTGCAGAATCCACGAGGGTATCTTGCAATGCTGTTCATGTACTCCTCAGCCTTTTGCCAGTCTTCATCCCACTTCTGGACTTTATATTGAGGCTTACAATTTGTAATCCTTTCCAGAATGGCATGGTTCTCTTTGGTCATCCTCAACAATTCTTGCTCTCGTTTTCTTCTGTTCAGACTAAAGGAGATAATGTGTACAGGTGTACATGAACACCCACAGAAAATACAAGGGAAGCTAAGGCAGTTATTAGAAAAGCAGGATTATTATACATACATTTATGTACTagaaaagcctttctcaactttttcattgttgagaaacccctgaaacattcctcagcctttgagaaactccaTAAGTGGcacgattatgcagaatatggttgggaagcgtaactATACACACCCActgcatcccctccccttcccaccctcttctggTCCATCATtagcctttttttttggggggggggaaacaggtaaacatgaccatatatggtcatatcacccaataaatgcttttaacatttttaaaaaatatatacaatttaattaactcccacctattcaggaaaccctcctcaaaaaaccctagttgagaaagctagAGGAAAACATCAGtcagatgtagacaaactggagcatgtccagaggagggtaatgaaaatggtgagggatttagagaccaagacgtatgaggaaatattgagggagtttggtctgtttagcctggagggaagatgactaagaggtgatatgacaacCACATAAAGGATGGAggtgagttgttttctgttgccctaggcgggggtcggaccagaaccaatgggatgaaattaattcaaaagaatttgaaTTAGAAAAAGAACTGGAAGAAATTCTTgagagagtggttcctcagtggaacaggcttccttgggaggtggaaggttttccttctttggaagtttttaagcagaggctagatagccatctgacagaaatagtgattctgtgaatttaggcagattgtaagtgggtgaacagaagggattgtgtaggtacttggctcttgtggccatttcctgatttctgcaggactagatgaccctggaagtcccctccaagtctatgattctagatgggaGATATAATACACAAACTTATATGCAAATGCCAGGGAAGGCTCCATTATATGTTACCATTTCCCCCATACAGTCAATGTTATTTTCTTATGCAAATTTAGATGCCAAAACTGATTTCCTCCCCTATGATTTTTTCACTAGAAAATTCATTTAGATCTTTTAAGATCCCAGTAGCCATTTGAGAATATTCTCTGTCAATACTCTTTTGGATTTATAAAGAGGGCTTCTGTGGGAAGGACCAAAAATTTTGATCCATGTACTTTTAAACATAGATGTCTGTGTCAGTAAAGTCAATGTCATTTTCTACTACACTGTCAAAATTAAGATCCCCTTCCAACTTATTATCTGAATCAGTGATatgatggatttttaaaacaaagatgaTCAATGAAATATACTTCAGGCTGAATGTTTGTAAGACAGGTTCCATCCTAATTCTGCCATCTTTTGTTAATGCAATGCCTTATGGGACACGTTATTCAGACTTTACCTTTTAGCCTCATAATCGTTTCTGTTATCTATTCCTCCTTTAGTTCTCCTGATATAAGTCATCTTCTCCAGGAGCAACTGATTGTCTCTCTCAATGACTGACAGGCGATCTTTCTctagctttatacattttaaaagacaaaagaaTATATGTAGAAGCTGTGATGACATTCTGAGTCTCCTCTCTAACAAAGCACAAGTACAATAGTTGTCTCTCCCCCTTCAAATCTGTCTTGTGTTGGTATCTGATCTTTTCACTTCACAGTGGCTATGAAAGAAGTACAAGAGATATTTTGCCCTTCAGAAGGTCGCTGAACTTGAGTCTTCAGTAGCAAATAAAGCTCTAGATTTTCCAAAGTAACAAATAGGGAAAGCACAGAATAATTTAACTATGTTAGGCTGAAATACAGATGAGTAAACAGGAACCACTGAAGAGATTACTGTAAGCCAATTCTTAACATCTTACCTACATTTTAGATAAAATTGTACAAATATCTTTTTGTGACATTTTCATTCACCTCAAAATTGGTACATGGCCTCCTGATGTGCCCATATATTCTTGGGCCTAGTAGTTTAGCGTAAAAGACATGAAGTCTTCCTTCAGAAGTATAAGAACATGGTTGACGTTTTTATTGATATTCCACCTTTCTTCACAGGCTCATATACAACACAAAAAAGGTCCTCAGAACATGTATTAGGAAGTAAAACATGAATACACATACAGCAGCTCTAGACaatgaaagcttatgccacaatttattgttatttttcaaTCTGTAggattgttttctgttttgcaaTACTTGGCTAACATAGCTAACCTCTGGAATATGTTACTAGGAAGTACATTCCACTGAATATTTTATGTGTATTGTACTTCTATCCCTCCCCATTATTCTGTCATGAAACTCAATAAAGCATACAGAGAGAGTTCCTAGTCCTTATTTGCTCAGTAAGGTACACATTGCAATTATATTCTGGGATCATTCAATCCAAGTACACATGCATGGAATGACACTGAAAGGAGGTAAGCTGGCAATACCCCTTCCTAATGGATTACATTAAGCCTGAATCTAGCTTGTCCCAGTGTTCTTAGATCAACATCATTAACAGTGCTATCCTGTGGACactcctgggagtaagctccattgaacagacctgagtaggattccaaGTGagtcacctgggcccattctacaCAAGTTGGATAATTTTTAATTCTGAAATATTGTCTTGGAGTATGGTTTATAGTCTGTTGAACCTGAATAAAGTAAAGTACTGAAAACCCTACTGGATCACCAAAAGTTGGCTATGGCTGGATGGaactttacacatacacacatacacacaattccAAGTTCACTTGCTTAAGATTGCTTTCAAGGAGCACTCATCAGTAATGTACCTTGAGTTTCTTTAATTTCAAATGAAGATGACGATACGTTGGAGGAGCAGAGGTGTCTACCACAGGTTTGGCTGCCTGGATCTGTAGtaagaaagacaaaaaaaaaaagattttttggtACATTTCTACAGGGGAACAAAGGGAAAATATATACTAAGGTAGCACTAAGATGCAAATGTTCTGCTCTACTTAGTTCGGCCACAAATTTACTGCTTGATGTTATATAGGCTGCCATCAGCCTCTGGTCTATAATATGGAAGCAGTAATCTTGGTTTGTCATGTTACTGTGAGGAAGGTTGGGTTATGACTATGAAGTACTTTGGCATTTAGAACATAGTTTATAataggggtggccgaactggctctccagatgtccatggactacagcctGCTGGGCTCacagaaattgtagtccatggatatctggagagccacagtttgtccacccctggttCATGAtttctgtttagggttgccagctccataaaagtcctgcagatttgggagtccagggaaggtggggtttggggaggggatgggcctCTGTGGGTTATAATGCAATACAGtccatcctaaaaagcagcagttttattcaagagaACTAAtcactgtcatctggaaatcagttccAGGAGCTCTGGAGAAGTCCCATCTGGGGGAGCTTTGATGAAACTCAGACCAATCCAGTACCCAACCTGTCATACAGAAGAAGTGACCTTGAAAGTGCTCCGTTTGGTTCTTGAATGCTATGAGAATTGAAGCGGGGCTTCAAGCTTCTCTTCTACACTGTTTTCACAAATGTAAATAGCTGTGTGTGGTGGGGTGGCTATTCAGATATTTTTCATTATAGCAGTTCATAACAAAACATCTTACATGCACCATTGTTCATGTATTCAGATCAATATGGTTATTCAGATGATAGTAATGATAATATATTTAAGGCTGGATACAAGAACAGAGTCCTGATCACAAAACAGAATATCTTGAATTTAAAGTTCACTAGAAAATCCTGTCTCACTGACATAAGTAGTGGGGGAAAGTAGTGGGGGAAAAAGGGGTTAGGTCTTTCCCAGCACTGTCATTAGGGAACTGGATCCTAGATGAATCAGTTCAGAGGAACTTCTGTTAACATGTTATACAAAAGACAAAATGACAGTCTTTTTCTCCTACTCCCACTAGTATATAGTAATTCATCTCAAATTGGACCTAAGGATTCAAAATATTCAGTAGTAAATGTGCTTCAGAAGGTACCTTAACGATGCAAAAATTAAGGAGTCCCACAGGTTGTGTAGAATACAAGaagtacagcagtggaatcgcTAAACCTTTTCTTCCTATCCTAAGACTGTTTCCATTATATGTCACTCCATTATGTGTTACCCATGCCAGTTTCTTCCATTTCTCATCCCACCCTTgtctttccctcttcttttctgaggggctttacgcaccgggatctttgttgcaaattggtcactgaatgaaaaatcgccatttaaaatagtggaattcgtcgttatgcatacctgcctttgtagtggaatccagttgcgttttgtagcgtttcccacagcttctggtctcggcagaaatcgctagaaaggaagcgctattgccaagctcgtcccgcccctggccgtcaagcagccaatgggcagccgttagcatgctcccaaacagcccctttccctttaagaaaggtttaaaaaaaaaaaaacagacccattgtaacgaatctgtgtagattcgttgcaacggagagacccatccagctgcctaatgtgagctgtcatttgatcgtatgatcgttgccacgctgccttgagtgaaaaaaaaaaaaatccccccccctctcacgggcccgattttcggctgaatgaatgtgtaaaaattaatgggaaaatacatcagcaaacgggcttttatgtggtttgtgcttagtgactaaaggtgaaggactgaagccagggaagcctctaaacagaaagaggctcgctggtgcgtttatccccgctcgctcggagaaaaaaaaatggcgatcgcttcgccggaagtttggaggacaggctcaggaggagggactttgaagaaaccgcaacaatgttaacgcacaggtctttttcgctagtgttgcagattggttgcaagagtgtagcgctttccggagggtgaatccactttttgggattcccctgaaagcgctacaaggaagcgctttttgcagattggtttcaggtgtgtggcagattgtctacgacgtcgtgcgttatggcaaatcaatagcgtttccaattggcaaccattgtgcgattttgaaggcgtgcaaaaaggccctgattcttcccctcccatagaccgtttatgcactgggcacttcactgtcccagctcccatgcaggagcaaaaatcgggggcagatgaggagcaccaggccaaatgctcccccgtgtgggtgcaggaagaggtggggcaacatgccacgactataactccagcctgcagcctggcatcaaacttccagtgcataaacagtcatacagATGCACACATGCCTTGCGACTCACTAGGACAAAATTAGAGTTATGTTTGAGGGTTATTTCTATTTGTTTGTGTAGCTAACAAGTTGAACACAGCTCCTACATCATCAGTAGAGGCATACTCtatgaataaatatttgtgtgGGGCGTCTTGGGTGCTCTGTGCCTATTCAAAGTCATTTATCCGGAGAGGTATAAATAAGAGCAGAAGATGAAcacaataaaatgaaaatgacagTTGCCAGGTTAGTTTATATCACTTGTAGCTGCACCCAAAAGAACTCCCTTTACATGAAATAGGAGTAAGTAGCAGCTAGAATGCGGTGGCTGACCAcacaaatgtcccccccccccatctgcaaaCAACCTTGTGGGGAATTGGGGGTTATTTGGATAAAAGCTCCTCATCCATATGGAAAAGTCTTGCTTCCATGTTGCTTAGCACACCAGAAGGAGTAATATAAAGCAGTTTGGGGCGTGGGAAGGTATTACTTGGGAATCACCCCTGGACAACCAGTATAATTCTGCGTCAAAATAATCTCCTTTGTATCAAATTGCCGAACAGTAGGACTTCCACTGAGGTATTGTTGTCTCAGtttaatataattatttttgaaaagaagATTAGAGATGTTAAGAACCTCGTGTGCTGTTTTCAACATCGAGCAAAGGCCCTTTCGTAGTCGACAAAATGCTATGGCATCTATCAACACTTGGCTCTCCCTTCTTTCCGAAAGGCTGCCTGGCGGTGAatctcaccccaaatctccactCCATGACCTTTTTTTGCATGAGGCATTTgccttagctcaggggtagtcaaactgcggccctccagatgtccatggactacaattcccaggagccccctgccagcgaatgctggcagggggctcttgggaattgtagtccatggacatctggagggccacagtttgactacccctgccttagcttgTCCAGGGCTAGCACTTCTGGTCGTCAGTTGCTCCGTGGCAAAATCAGCAAATCAGCATTCCCCAATGTTTGCTGTGGGATTCCTCGGTGTGTATGTCAGGGGTGGGCCAACAGGAAGTGGAAAACCTGTGCCATCCCGAGCTGGGGcattgcctcccctcctccccccatgcatCACTTCTGTCCTCAAACCCACCCATAGCCTCCCATGGAATTGCTTACAACGTGAATCTAGGGTTTCAAAATTGCCCCGCCAGTtcatcctcccctttctttggagaGAAATGCAACGGCTGTGGGAGGGGCTGTACAAATTTGGGGCTAGAGCCACAGAGTgtgttccccccttcccccctcctttatgTTATGCACGGGGGTGGGCATGACGCCGCTTTCCCTGTTTTCCTCATGGATTTGGTGTTTGCCACCTCGCAGCAGACTGGGGCACATGGTCGCACTCCTCCCCATTGTTCTTTGGTTTTTGGTTGCTGCTTTGGTGGCAGCGGCCTGGGGTGTGTGGGTCGtaccccccttcctccttttttctttcttggctGGGTACTTGCGGCTTCAGCAGTGACGGCTGGGGCAGTTTTCTCCGCTTTGATTCTGTTGCTTTGGCAGAAACATCCTACCATGTGCAGAGAGCTCTCCCTCTCTGCCCACCCTTCCCTTTAGGTTATGTGTTCGCAGCTTAAGAGGTAACAGcccctccattttcttctttgttttgattATGTTTTGTGTATTTGATTATGTCTCCACTCAGCCGCAGGCACCCTAAGGGAAAAGAAGGCGGGGACCCaaccactcatccccctccctctgaaggagggggaaggctgaggaaagcaagaggctcttggaagtaagtcccagtAACTGTGCTGGGAAATAATGTCAAACACTTGTG includes the following:
- the CFAP97D2 gene encoding uncharacterized protein CFAP97D2; the protein is MYRAYQPVLPCGNRYLQQKWDKAVYEEHRRKIQAAKPVVDTSAPPTYRHLHLKLKKLKLEKDRLSVIERDNQLLLEKMTYIRRTKGGIDNRNDYEAKSLNRRKREQELLRMTKENHAILERITNCKPQYKVQKWDEDWQKAEEYMNSIARYPRGFCKLQNQKKQKHVKRTPKRGKQKTKHLKDGYPADTPEEGKESKDTTNEQQSENQGGNV